A single window of Terriglobia bacterium DNA harbors:
- a CDS encoding argininosuccinate synthase, whose protein sequence is MPRTAKKVVLAYSGGLDTSIIIPWLKENYGCEIIAMAADVGQVEELDGVQEKALSTGASKVYIEDLREEFVREYIWPTLRAGAVYESKYLLGTSFARPVIAKRQVEIALIEGADAVAHGCTGKGNDQVRFELTYKALAPQLKVIAPWREWSIQSREDAIDYAEARKIPITVSKEKIYSRDRNLWHVSHEGGRLESLKNDPEDSMWMITLSPQEAPDRPARVTMGFERGTPVSVNGDRLGPVALLETLNAIGGENAVGRIDLVENRLVGIKSRGCYETPGGTLLHCAHHELESLCLDRESLHLKEQLAIRYAELVYYGQWFTPLREALDGFVNETQRTVTGEVTLELFKGNVRVIRRSSPNSLYREDLSSFTMGDAYNQKDAEGFINCMGLPIKVKAMLDGKSEAVKTTN, encoded by the coding sequence ATGCCAAGAACAGCAAAAAAGGTAGTGCTCGCCTATTCCGGCGGGCTTGACACTTCCATCATTATCCCCTGGCTGAAAGAAAACTATGGTTGCGAGATCATCGCCATGGCAGCCGACGTGGGCCAGGTAGAAGAACTGGATGGCGTGCAGGAAAAGGCGCTCTCGACGGGTGCCTCGAAGGTCTACATTGAAGACCTTCGGGAAGAGTTTGTGAGGGAGTATATCTGGCCCACCCTGCGTGCCGGCGCCGTCTACGAATCCAAGTACCTGCTGGGGACCTCCTTTGCCCGGCCGGTTATTGCCAAACGCCAGGTGGAAATTGCCCTGATCGAAGGGGCCGACGCCGTGGCCCATGGGTGCACGGGCAAAGGCAATGACCAGGTGCGCTTCGAACTCACCTACAAAGCCCTCGCCCCGCAGCTCAAGGTGATCGCCCCATGGCGCGAATGGTCGATCCAATCGAGAGAGGATGCGATCGATTATGCGGAAGCGCGGAAGATTCCGATCACAGTCTCGAAGGAGAAGATTTACAGCCGTGACCGAAATCTTTGGCACGTGTCCCATGAGGGAGGACGCCTTGAGAGCCTGAAAAACGACCCGGAAGACTCCATGTGGATGATTACGTTGTCCCCGCAAGAGGCCCCCGACCGGCCGGCACGGGTGACCATGGGGTTCGAGCGCGGGACCCCCGTGAGCGTCAATGGCGATCGGTTGGGTCCCGTCGCGCTGCTGGAGACCCTCAATGCCATCGGCGGGGAGAACGCCGTCGGCCGCATTGATCTGGTCGAGAACCGCCTGGTGGGAATCAAGTCCCGGGGCTGCTACGAGACGCCCGGCGGGACCCTCTTGCACTGCGCCCACCACGAGCTCGAGTCTCTGTGTCTTGACCGCGAGTCTCTACACCTTAAGGAGCAACTGGCGATTCGGTATGCGGAACTGGTTTACTACGGCCAGTGGTTTACTCCTTTGAGGGAAGCCCTGGATGGGTTTGTGAATGAAACCCAGAGGACGGTGACCGGCGAGGTGACCCTCGAACTTTTCAAGGGGAATGTCAGGGTGATCCGACGCTCGTCTCCTAATTCGCTCTATCGGGAAGACCTTTCTTCTTTCACGATGGGCGACGCCTACAATCAGAAAGACGCCGAGGGCTTCATCAACTGCATGGGCCTTCCAATCAAAGTGAAAGCGATGCTGGATGGAAAATCGGAAGCAGTCAAAACGACCAATTAG
- the uvrA gene encoding excinuclease ABC subunit UvrA has translation MESNSNLIVRGARVNNLKNISFELPFNRLTVVTGVSGSGKSSLAFDLLYAEGQRRYIESLSAYARQFLERIEKPDVDSIDGIMPAIAIRQKTSSRNPRSTVATTTEVYDFLRLLFARIGETYCHRCGEQIQKDSPEQIAERILKLPEGTRFYVLFPVSAAATTAPPSDPKAVRVRKPKSGPVAPSPAAKEILGGIRKGGFGRLVQGGRVFEFSTPESLIDLNLNAPVYVLVDRLSVNPDVRQRLIDSLETCFKEGKGQAIIQVLDDRGSNSISPPELSPEVSAGTSEAGKEESLLFFSDQFECKRCRIPYPQPEPQLFSFNNPYGACPRCQGFGNTIDFDLDLVIPDKNKSLEDGAIEPWTKLQYRHPLVELRKLAREESIPLNIPYSQLSEGHKKIILEGKGRFPGLKGFFQYLERKKYKLHVRVFLSRYRGYSLCPDCQGTRLRVEARDVKVGGKAVTEINAMTIAEAHAFFERLSLTPSQEAIASKLLEEIRLRLKFLYEVGLHYISLDRLASTLSGGESQRIQLASSLGSSLVGTLYILDEPSIGLHPRDSQKLIGLLKNLREMGNTVVVVEHDAEMMKAADYILDLGPGAGEMGGTVVFSGPFDRLTQDSHSLTGRYLSGDLRINVPRQRARQTGKYLKVFGAQIHNLKNIDLSIPLGLMVTITGVSGSGKSTLVHNVIYDAYREHRGEKVGHRAYSRIEGWQHIKEVILVDQSPIGRSPRSNPVTYIKAFDAIRDVFASTPEAQKHGMHAGHFSFNIPGGRCVTCEGDGRVTVEMQFLADVELICEDCKGCRFKPSVLEVRYRGKNIHDVLQMTVREALSFFSNFPKIVKKLKVLDEVGLGYIRLGQSATTLSGGEAQRVKLATHLAQATSDSVLYIFDEPTTGLHFDDINKLLHAFHKLIEAKASLLIIEHNLDVIKSSDWVIDLGPEGGDAGGQVVAYGTPEQVARIDKSYTGKYLKGVLSNNGNHDNGGGIRTLISKK, from the coding sequence ATGGAGTCGAACAGCAACCTTATAGTTCGGGGCGCACGCGTCAACAATCTCAAGAATATTTCCTTTGAGCTGCCGTTCAACCGCCTCACGGTTGTGACCGGGGTAAGCGGTTCAGGAAAATCGTCGCTGGCGTTCGACCTGCTTTATGCCGAGGGCCAGCGACGATACATTGAGTCCCTCTCAGCCTACGCCAGACAGTTTCTGGAACGCATCGAGAAGCCCGATGTGGACAGCATTGACGGCATCATGCCGGCAATCGCCATCCGCCAAAAGACGTCCTCCCGAAATCCACGGTCTACCGTCGCCACAACCACCGAGGTTTATGATTTTCTCCGGTTGCTGTTCGCCCGCATCGGCGAGACCTACTGTCACCGCTGTGGGGAACAGATTCAGAAGGACTCTCCGGAACAGATTGCCGAAAGGATTCTCAAGCTTCCCGAAGGCACAAGGTTCTACGTCTTGTTCCCGGTGAGCGCCGCGGCGACAACGGCCCCGCCCTCCGACCCCAAAGCGGTCCGGGTGAGAAAACCAAAGTCCGGGCCCGTCGCACCCTCCCCGGCCGCCAAGGAAATCCTGGGCGGGATTCGCAAGGGAGGCTTTGGTCGACTGGTTCAAGGCGGGCGGGTCTTCGAATTCTCCACGCCCGAGTCCCTCATCGACTTGAATTTGAACGCCCCTGTTTATGTGCTGGTCGACCGCCTCTCAGTGAACCCGGACGTGCGTCAGCGTCTCATCGATTCTCTGGAGACTTGTTTCAAAGAGGGGAAGGGGCAGGCCATCATCCAGGTGTTGGATGATCGGGGGAGCAATTCAATTTCTCCTCCTGAATTATCTCCAGAAGTTTCCGCCGGAACCTCTGAGGCCGGGAAGGAAGAATCCCTTCTTTTCTTCAGCGACCAATTTGAATGCAAGCGATGCAGAATTCCCTATCCTCAACCGGAACCTCAACTTTTCTCTTTTAATAATCCTTACGGCGCCTGCCCGCGGTGTCAAGGGTTTGGAAACACCATTGATTTTGACCTCGATTTGGTGATCCCGGACAAGAACAAGTCCCTCGAAGACGGGGCCATTGAGCCGTGGACAAAGCTCCAATATCGACACCCGTTGGTGGAATTGAGAAAACTGGCCCGCGAAGAGTCTATTCCCCTCAACATTCCCTACTCACAACTTTCCGAGGGCCACAAGAAAATCATCCTGGAAGGAAAGGGACGGTTTCCCGGCCTGAAAGGCTTCTTTCAATATCTCGAAAGGAAAAAATACAAACTTCACGTACGGGTGTTCCTGAGCCGGTATCGGGGATACTCCCTCTGTCCGGACTGTCAGGGGACCCGTCTCCGTGTCGAGGCGCGGGACGTTAAGGTCGGAGGCAAGGCGGTTACGGAAATCAATGCGATGACGATCGCAGAGGCCCACGCCTTCTTTGAACGGCTTTCCCTCACCCCGAGCCAGGAGGCGATTGCGAGCAAGCTTCTTGAAGAGATCCGGCTGCGACTCAAGTTTCTTTATGAGGTGGGACTCCATTACATTTCACTGGACCGGCTGGCTTCCACCCTCTCCGGAGGCGAATCACAGCGCATTCAACTCGCCTCGTCGCTGGGCTCTTCCCTTGTGGGAACCTTGTATATCCTCGATGAACCGTCCATCGGCCTTCACCCCCGCGATTCGCAGAAGCTCATCGGACTCTTGAAGAATTTGCGCGAGATGGGAAACACGGTCGTGGTGGTCGAGCATGATGCCGAAATGATGAAGGCCGCGGATTACATCCTTGATCTCGGTCCCGGCGCGGGAGAAATGGGGGGGACGGTGGTTTTCTCGGGCCCCTTTGATCGGCTCACCCAGGACAGCCATTCGCTGACCGGTCGCTATCTCAGCGGGGACCTGCGAATCAACGTCCCCCGCCAGCGAGCCCGACAGACCGGAAAATACCTGAAGGTCTTTGGGGCTCAAATACATAATCTAAAAAACATCGACCTTTCGATCCCCCTCGGTTTGATGGTCACCATAACGGGAGTGTCCGGGTCCGGCAAATCCACCCTGGTCCACAATGTCATTTATGACGCCTACCGCGAACACCGGGGCGAAAAGGTGGGTCATCGGGCTTACTCCCGAATCGAGGGATGGCAGCATATTAAAGAGGTCATCCTGGTCGACCAATCCCCGATCGGCCGCAGCCCGCGTTCGAATCCCGTCACTTACATCAAGGCATTCGACGCCATCCGCGACGTTTTTGCATCCACCCCCGAGGCCCAAAAGCACGGGATGCACGCTGGACATTTCTCCTTCAACATCCCCGGGGGACGCTGCGTAACGTGCGAGGGCGATGGCCGAGTCACCGTGGAGATGCAGTTCCTTGCGGACGTGGAGTTGATTTGCGAAGATTGCAAGGGTTGTCGTTTCAAACCATCAGTGCTGGAGGTCAGGTACAGGGGAAAAAATATCCACGACGTCCTCCAGATGACCGTCCGGGAGGCATTGTCTTTCTTCTCGAACTTTCCCAAAATCGTCAAGAAGCTCAAGGTCCTCGATGAAGTGGGCCTGGGCTACATTCGCCTGGGGCAATCGGCAACGACCCTCTCCGGAGGAGAGGCCCAACGCGTGAAACTGGCCACGCACCTCGCCCAGGCAACCAGCGACTCAGTGTTGTACATTTTTGATGAACCAACCACCGGCCTTCACTTTGACGACATCAATAAGCTTCTTCACGCCTTTCACAAGCTCATTGAAGCGAAGGCGTCTCTCCTGATCATTGAACACAATCTGGACGTGATTAAGTCTTCAGACTGGGTAATCGACCTGGGACCTGAGGGAGGGGATGCGGGAGGCCAAGTGGTGGCTTACGGAACACCCGAACAGGTGGCAAGGATTGATAAGTCGTATACCGGGAAATATTTGAAGGGAGTCCTCTCAAACAACGGAAACCATGATAACGGAGGTGGAATCAGGACCTTGATCTCCAAAAAATGA
- a CDS encoding transcriptional regulator, producing MKAIISQFVLTGLFLAFLLCPTSSSAQWRSLGPFGGDVRSLAQDPIQPQRLYLGTADSQIYVSTDDGDRWERLAAVAPRSDFIVDHIVIDPAHPSRIFAGVWSVTDNDQGGIFVSLDSGLSWKELPGMRGQSVRALAMAPSNPEILVAGTLEGVFETADAGQSWKQISPPHHGEIRNVESIAVDPRNPEIIYAGTWHLPWKTTDGGKSWIQIHRGMVEDSDVFAIFIHPTLPDSVLLSACSGIYETSNGGNLWSKFKGIPSSSRRTRSIVADPGDPRVIYAGTTEGLWKTVDGGAAWNRMTSPLLTVNSIVIDSRDHSRILLGTDDSGVLMSSNGGRGFTPLNEGFTSRAVSTVLFDRRTAGSFYVAVLYDSEKGGVFRTENGGITWRQLIDGLTSTDVHTLFQSPTDYSLWAGTSDGAFVLSASTGRWRRADLNVGLPAASSTPVRPGSGAARGLGGVMGFSGDPRSGHFFYAAARRGLFVSRDSGASWRRLTPPSGNSVGTAVLASTDGRIVYATSAGLFFSRDRGGHWNAIPLEDGPGIVHSIVAFPDNEEVLLMATGRGVYRSTDGGATWTRSGIGLPRSEIADIRFDTQHGIEVYVTESHVGSIYHSPDRGETWEWIKPFPDTGLKCRSILPDPFDPSHVYALFFREGLYSLDVGTFSKLKNAPPDGRSRSPLNINDQAK from the coding sequence ATGAAAGCAATCATTTCCCAATTTGTGTTAACCGGGTTGTTCCTGGCGTTTTTGTTGTGCCCCACCAGCTCCTCCGCGCAATGGCGGTCTTTGGGACCATTCGGGGGGGATGTGCGGTCGCTCGCGCAGGATCCCATCCAGCCCCAACGCCTCTACCTCGGCACGGCAGACAGTCAGATTTACGTCTCAACAGATGATGGGGACCGCTGGGAGCGGTTGGCGGCGGTGGCACCACGGTCGGATTTCATTGTGGATCACATTGTGATCGATCCCGCCCACCCCAGTCGAATCTTTGCCGGGGTCTGGTCAGTGACCGATAATGACCAAGGCGGGATATTCGTCAGCCTCGACTCCGGACTCTCCTGGAAAGAATTACCGGGCATGAGAGGGCAATCCGTGCGCGCGCTGGCGATGGCCCCCTCCAACCCTGAAATCCTCGTTGCCGGCACTCTCGAGGGGGTATTTGAAACCGCCGATGCCGGGCAGTCCTGGAAACAGATCTCTCCTCCCCACCACGGGGAGATCCGGAATGTCGAATCTATTGCCGTCGATCCCCGAAACCCGGAGATCATCTATGCCGGGACCTGGCACCTGCCTTGGAAAACAACGGACGGTGGAAAGAGCTGGATCCAAATCCATCGCGGGATGGTCGAGGATTCTGATGTCTTCGCCATCTTCATTCATCCGACGCTGCCGGACAGCGTTCTACTCAGCGCCTGCAGTGGAATTTACGAGACCTCCAACGGAGGCAATCTGTGGTCAAAGTTCAAGGGGATCCCTTCATCCAGCCGCCGCACTCGTTCCATCGTGGCGGATCCCGGCGATCCCAGAGTCATTTATGCCGGTACGACCGAGGGTTTGTGGAAGACCGTCGATGGGGGCGCCGCATGGAATCGGATGACCTCCCCGTTGCTGACTGTGAATTCAATTGTCATCGATTCCCGGGATCACTCCCGAATCCTCCTGGGTACTGATGACTCAGGCGTTTTGATGAGCAGCAACGGGGGACGGGGGTTCACGCCTCTGAACGAAGGCTTTACCAGCCGCGCTGTCTCCACCGTGCTTTTCGACCGTCGCACGGCGGGAAGTTTTTACGTCGCGGTTCTCTATGACTCCGAAAAGGGCGGCGTCTTCCGGACCGAAAATGGAGGAATCACATGGAGGCAACTGATCGATGGCTTGACTTCCACCGATGTGCATACCCTTTTCCAATCGCCCACTGATTATTCGCTTTGGGCCGGAACTTCGGATGGGGCGTTTGTCTTGAGCGCTTCGACGGGCCGATGGCGACGGGCAGATTTAAATGTCGGACTTCCGGCCGCTTCTTCGACCCCGGTCCGGCCAGGTTCCGGGGCCGCGAGAGGGTTGGGCGGCGTGATGGGGTTCTCGGGAGACCCGCGGTCTGGCCACTTTTTTTATGCCGCCGCGCGGCGAGGGCTCTTTGTCTCTCGCGATTCGGGCGCAAGCTGGAGGCGGCTCACGCCTCCTTCGGGAAACAGCGTTGGAACAGCCGTTCTTGCTTCAACGGACGGGCGGATTGTTTACGCCACATCCGCCGGTCTGTTCTTCTCGAGGGATCGGGGGGGGCATTGGAATGCGATCCCTTTGGAAGACGGACCGGGAATCGTCCATTCCATTGTGGCTTTCCCGGATAATGAAGAGGTTCTCTTAATGGCAACAGGGCGGGGTGTCTACCGGTCCACCGATGGGGGCGCCACCTGGACCCGCTCGGGGATAGGCCTTCCGCGCTCCGAAATTGCGGATATTCGCTTCGACACCCAACACGGGATCGAAGTGTATGTGACGGAATCTCACGTGGGATCGATCTATCATTCCCCCGATCGGGGGGAGACTTGGGAATGGATCAAGCCCTTCCCGGACACAGGACTGAAGTGCCGGTCGATTCTCCCGGATCCTTTCGATCCATCGCATGTTTACGCATTGTTCTTCCGCGAAGGGTTGTATTCATTGGATGTTGGGACTTTTTCAAAACTGAAAAACGCGCCGCCGGACGGCCGCTCCCGAAGCCCGCTGAACATTAATGACCAAGCCAAGTGA
- a CDS encoding NUDIX hydrolase, with the protein MPKSKILNSKKLFTGQSIELVQDYVVEPSGRSTTREVVRHPPAVVVLPMINKSEIVLIRQYRYAVDDFLWELPAGSVENGESILQAGGRELEEETGYHAGTVSELAKFYSAPGFTDEQMHLILASQLTKTEAHPDSDESIECHAISREKVFAMLFGGDIIDAKTIAGLLLAKSKLNL; encoded by the coding sequence ATGCCGAAATCAAAAATACTGAACTCGAAAAAGCTCTTCACAGGGCAATCCATCGAGCTGGTCCAGGATTATGTCGTGGAACCCAGCGGCCGCTCGACCACGCGGGAGGTGGTTCGCCATCCCCCGGCCGTGGTAGTCCTTCCCATGATTAACAAGAGCGAAATCGTGCTGATCCGCCAGTACCGTTACGCGGTGGACGATTTCCTCTGGGAACTGCCCGCGGGGAGCGTTGAGAATGGCGAGTCGATTCTCCAGGCCGGAGGCCGTGAGTTGGAAGAGGAAACCGGTTATCATGCGGGGACCGTGTCGGAACTGGCCAAGTTTTACTCCGCCCCCGGATTTACCGATGAACAAATGCATTTGATCCTGGCATCCCAACTGACCAAGACGGAGGCGCATCCCGACAGCGACGAGAGCATCGAGTGTCATGCCATCTCGCGGGAAAAGGTATTTGCCATGTTGTTCGGCGGCGACATTATTGATGCCAAGACGATTGCCGGACTCCTGCTGGCAAAATCCAAGTTGAATCTATGA
- a CDS encoding N-acetyltransferase has protein sequence MHNDASPRFSSQKPPQALPEFAIRGARLSDAAAIQSIIETYARQRLMLPRSLMQIYENVRDYWVAVDDGSVVGVGALHCFWEDLVELRALAVAPVYKDLGLGRHIVLHLIAEARTMGASTVFAFTYIPQFFSKFGFEQVPHHSLPLKVWKDCINCSFFNNCNEIAMIKRL, from the coding sequence ATGCACAACGACGCATCGCCCAGATTCAGTAGCCAGAAACCACCCCAGGCGTTACCCGAATTCGCAATCCGCGGCGCCCGGCTGTCGGATGCGGCAGCCATACAATCGATCATCGAAACCTATGCCCGTCAGCGGCTGATGCTCCCGCGTTCCCTGATGCAGATCTACGAAAACGTGCGCGACTACTGGGTGGCGGTGGACGATGGAAGCGTCGTGGGGGTGGGAGCCCTGCATTGTTTCTGGGAGGACCTCGTGGAGCTGCGGGCGCTTGCGGTGGCCCCTGTGTACAAAGACCTGGGTCTCGGTCGCCATATTGTCCTTCACCTGATCGCCGAGGCCCGGACAATGGGGGCCTCCACAGTCTTCGCATTCACCTACATTCCCCAGTTCTTCTCGAAGTTCGGGTTTGAACAAGTGCCGCATCACAGCCTTCCGCTGAAGGTCTGGAAGGACTGTATCAATTGCTCCTTCTTCAACAACTGCAACGAGATCGCAATGATCAAGAGGCTCTGA
- a CDS encoding tetratricopeptide repeat protein, with amino-acid sequence MESKEDLYEKGVMFALEDNFAEAIACYRQSLEMDPRYTDVWHALINAYNAINELDQGIEAAKQLIAIDPDDILAHSSLSMLYMKKGMKKEAEDEGAVAKVLGFKDMMKSTKSTDETKKLM; translated from the coding sequence ATGGAATCCAAAGAGGACTTGTACGAAAAGGGAGTAATGTTCGCCCTGGAAGATAATTTTGCCGAAGCCATCGCCTGCTATAGGCAGTCCCTTGAGATGGACCCCCGCTACACCGACGTGTGGCATGCCTTGATTAATGCCTATAACGCCATTAACGAACTGGACCAAGGCATTGAGGCGGCCAAGCAGCTTATCGCCATCGATCCCGATGACATCCTCGCCCACTCGAGTCTTTCCATGCTTTACATGAAGAAAGGGATGAAGAAAGAAGCCGAGGATGAAGGGGCCGTGGCGAAGGTCCTGGGATTCAAGGACATGATGAAATCCACAAAATCAACAGATGAAACAAAGAAGTTAATGTAA
- the argH gene encoding argininosuccinate lyase, with the protein MENRKQSKRPIRRGVSLSRALWGGRFRESAAPEFSRLNNSFPFDHRLLPFDIEGSVAYSKALQRAGVLKTTEAVAIRRALRSLARNCSIHPRLVHNALAHYEDVHSFVEAKLIERVGKIGKKIHTGRSRNDQVALDLRLYLRHHCGQLRRQLVLLMKTLTANAQRDLTTVLPGYTHLQRGQPVLLAHYWMAYFEMFSRDWERMTSTLGHIDVMPLGSGALAGSGFPIDRRLLARELGFESISRNSLDAVSDRDFAVEFLCSGSLLMTHLSRLAEDLILYSTAEFDFVELSDAVTTGSSLMPQKKNPDALELIRGKTGRVFGNLLQLLVTLKALPLAYNKDLQEDKECIFDTVDTLDVALEAIPVVLRTLKVKTERMKQAAESGYLNATECADYLVRKGLPFRAAHEAVGKVVLHALERGLSLERLSLREFKSFSPLYGPDLFDAINLKHCIESKSLEGGTATIHVKRAIKNAQRRIAQIQ; encoded by the coding sequence ATGGAAAATCGGAAGCAGTCAAAACGACCAATTAGGCGTGGGGTCTCGCTGTCGAGGGCCTTGTGGGGAGGCCGTTTCCGGGAGTCGGCCGCGCCGGAGTTTTCCCGGCTGAACAACTCGTTTCCCTTCGACCACCGGCTGCTCCCTTTTGACATCGAGGGAAGCGTCGCCTATTCGAAAGCACTTCAACGGGCCGGCGTCCTCAAAACGACGGAGGCCGTGGCGATTCGCAGGGCCCTTCGGTCGCTCGCGAGGAATTGCTCCATCCATCCCCGGCTGGTCCACAATGCGCTCGCGCATTACGAGGATGTGCATTCCTTCGTCGAAGCCAAGTTGATCGAGCGGGTCGGAAAGATCGGGAAGAAAATTCATACAGGACGAAGTCGAAATGATCAGGTGGCCTTGGACCTTCGCCTGTACTTGCGACACCATTGCGGGCAACTGCGCCGTCAGCTCGTCCTCTTGATGAAAACCCTGACCGCCAATGCTCAAAGAGATTTGACGACGGTTCTGCCGGGTTACACTCACCTGCAACGAGGCCAGCCCGTGCTGTTGGCGCATTACTGGATGGCTTATTTCGAAATGTTTTCGCGCGACTGGGAGCGGATGACGTCGACCCTGGGGCATATCGATGTGATGCCGCTCGGCTCCGGCGCGCTGGCCGGAAGCGGTTTTCCAATCGATCGACGGCTCCTGGCGAGGGAGTTGGGTTTTGAGTCGATTTCCAGGAACAGCCTCGATGCCGTCAGCGACCGGGATTTTGCAGTGGAATTCCTTTGTAGCGGCTCCCTCTTGATGACGCATCTGAGCCGGCTCGCCGAGGACTTGATCTTATACTCCACGGCGGAATTCGATTTTGTCGAGCTGAGCGATGCCGTCACGACCGGCAGTAGCCTGATGCCACAGAAGAAGAATCCGGACGCCCTGGAGCTGATCCGGGGGAAAACCGGCCGCGTCTTTGGAAACTTGCTGCAGCTGCTCGTCACCCTGAAGGCATTGCCCCTTGCTTACAACAAAGATCTTCAAGAAGACAAGGAGTGTATCTTCGACACTGTGGATACCCTCGATGTGGCGCTGGAGGCGATCCCCGTGGTCCTCCGGACGCTCAAGGTCAAAACAGAGAGAATGAAGCAGGCTGCAGAATCGGGATACCTGAATGCCACGGAGTGTGCGGACTATCTGGTCCGGAAGGGCCTCCCGTTCCGTGCCGCTCACGAAGCGGTTGGAAAGGTCGTTCTCCACGCGCTTGAACGCGGGCTTTCCCTGGAACGATTGAGCCTGCGGGAATTCAAGTCCTTCTCACCGCTGTATGGTCCCGACCTCTTTGACGCTATTAACTTGAAACATTGTATCGAGAGCAAATCTTTGGAGGGAGGTACGGCAACCATCCATGTCAAGAGAGCCATTAAGAATGCACAACGACGCATCGCCCAGATTCAGTAG
- the argJ gene encoding bifunctional glutamate N-acetyltransferase/amino-acid acetyltransferase ArgJ, with protein sequence MTKPSEHWTEIQGGVTTPLKYQAAAISAGIKPGSTKKDLAILFSESASLSAALFTQNRVAAAPVLVSRRLLAEARGSVRALIVNSGNANACTGRRGIRDAESMARLTADALKIPAGSALVASTGVIGVTLPMDRIMRGIPAVLEKLSNQGGSDFSEAILTTDTRKKSCVVQSSIGGRMVTIAGVAKGSGMIQPRLATMLAFATTDANLSLPLLKKALHHAAKVSFNRVTVDGDTSTNDSLFLLANGASGARAIAKEDRWFDHFQQGLTQVCTSLARQIAQDGEGAKKFIEVNVREGRTAKECEQVARAIANSPLVKTAIAGADANWGRIICAAGYSGVPFDPERLNIALNGLQVCRHGQPMGFDERRAKELLQEPEVQIDVSLGRGRQAATVWTCDLTEDYIKINALYRT encoded by the coding sequence ATGACCAAGCCAAGTGAACATTGGACGGAAATCCAGGGTGGAGTGACGACACCGCTGAAGTATCAGGCGGCTGCCATCTCTGCCGGAATTAAGCCTGGCTCGACGAAGAAGGATTTGGCCATCCTGTTCAGTGAATCGGCTTCCTTGTCGGCCGCCCTCTTCACGCAGAACCGTGTTGCGGCAGCGCCGGTGCTGGTTTCCCGCAGGCTCCTGGCAGAAGCGCGCGGCAGTGTGCGTGCCCTCATTGTGAATTCCGGGAATGCCAATGCCTGCACGGGAAGGCGTGGAATTCGTGACGCCGAGAGCATGGCCAGGCTGACGGCGGATGCCTTGAAAATCCCCGCCGGGTCTGCCCTGGTGGCGTCGACGGGGGTGATCGGGGTGACGCTCCCCATGGACCGAATCATGCGAGGTATCCCGGCCGTTCTCGAGAAGCTCTCGAACCAGGGAGGATCTGATTTCTCCGAGGCCATTCTGACCACCGATACCCGGAAGAAAAGCTGCGTGGTGCAGTCCTCGATCGGGGGCCGAATGGTCACCATTGCGGGCGTTGCAAAAGGGTCCGGGATGATTCAGCCCCGGCTGGCGACGATGTTGGCTTTTGCTACTACGGATGCAAACCTGTCGCTTCCGCTCTTGAAGAAAGCGTTGCACCATGCCGCGAAGGTATCATTCAACCGGGTCACCGTTGACGGCGATACTTCAACCAACGATTCCCTCTTTCTACTGGCAAACGGGGCGAGCGGGGCTCGCGCCATTGCGAAGGAAGACAGATGGTTTGACCATTTCCAGCAGGGGCTCACCCAGGTGTGCACCTCGCTTGCCCGGCAAATTGCACAGGATGGCGAGGGAGCGAAAAAATTCATTGAAGTCAACGTCCGGGAGGGCCGGACGGCCAAGGAGTGTGAGCAGGTCGCCCGGGCCATTGCCAATTCACCCCTTGTCAAGACAGCGATCGCCGGGGCCGATGCCAACTGGGGACGGATTATTTGCGCCGCGGGGTACTCCGGAGTTCCTTTCGATCCGGAGCGCTTGAACATCGCCCTGAATGGCCTCCAGGTCTGCCGTCACGGCCAGCCCATGGGCTTCGACGAGAGGCGGGCCAAGGAGTTGCTCCAGGAACCGGAGGTCCAGATTGATGTTTCGCTGGGCCGCGGGCGCCAGGCGGCTACAGTTTGGACTTGCGATTTGACCGAGGACTACATCAAAATAAACGCCTTGTATCGAACCTGA